One genomic window of Bremerella sp. JC817 includes the following:
- a CDS encoding CbrC family protein, whose amino-acid sequence MGTTFRFICEDAMFPCGGTVCHFCESDESPIYNYNGLILNPDQAANPDLAREEPEISELCAKCILGENVEKDIGPRIQKTINRFAKDKQASLEEFHRTPDIPLFLQYQDWPMCCGEWCEFVGVPTSCEESKRVPQSWHYWEHEPRAWEADYELVPESLREISLFKCISCEKQHFTWQFT is encoded by the coding sequence ATGGGAACGACTTTTCGCTTCATTTGTGAAGATGCAATGTTTCCATGCGGTGGAACAGTATGCCATTTCTGTGAGTCGGATGAGTCGCCGATCTACAACTACAACGGTTTGATTCTGAATCCAGATCAAGCGGCGAATCCCGATCTCGCCAGGGAAGAACCCGAAATCTCTGAACTGTGTGCAAAGTGCATTCTCGGCGAGAATGTGGAAAAGGACATCGGACCGAGGATTCAGAAGACCATCAACCGTTTTGCGAAGGACAAGCAGGCTTCTTTGGAAGAGTTTCACAGGACTCCGGACATCCCTCTCTTCTTGCAGTATCAAGACTGGCCGATGTGCTGCGGAGAGTGGTGTGAGTTCGTTGGAGTGCCGACATCATGCGAAGAGTCCAAGAGAGTTCCTCAGTCATGGCACTACTGGGAGCATGAACCCAGAGCGTGGGAGGCAGACTACGAGTTAGTGCCAGAGTCCCTGCGAGAAATCAGTCTTTTCAAGTGTATCAGTTGCGAGAAACAGCATTTCACTTGGCAGTTCACTTGA
- a CDS encoding YjbQ family protein, with product MTSPPLLQMPRKAVCNAVCLGNALHITASVFIHDDESGLRNDYKKWLEGLVSFDASSQRYAHNRTGEDNADAHMKRQIMGREVVVGQNGSW from the coding sequence ATGACCAGCCCTCCGTTGCTCCAAATGCCACGAAAGGCAGTGTGTAATGCGGTGTGTTTGGGGAACGCATTGCATATTACGGCCTCTGTTTTCATCCATGATGATGAATCGGGACTCCGTAACGACTATAAGAAATGGTTGGAAGGTCTGGTCTCGTTCGATGCGTCTTCTCAGCGATACGCCCACAATCGAACAGGCGAAGACAACGCTGACGCTCACATGAAGCGGCAGATCATGGGTCGGGAAGTGGTCGTCGGCCAAAACGGGTCTTGGTGA
- a CDS encoding secondary thiamine-phosphate synthase enzyme YjbQ has protein sequence MNDSSTSKKEMMFDPRPQTVVCSAVCLGNAMHITASVFINDNESGLHQDYDRWLEELVPFNPGTDPASGGYLHNRTGEDNADAHHKRQIMGREVVVAITKCKLHLGPWEHIFYYEFDGRRRKRVLVKIIGE, from the coding sequence ATGAACGATTCCTCCACGAGCAAGAAGGAGATGATGTTTGACCCTCGACCACAAACGGTAGTGTGTAGTGCGGTGTGTTTGGGGAACGCGATGCATATTACCGCCAGTGTGTTCATCAACGACAACGAAAGCGGCCTGCATCAGGACTACGACCGCTGGCTGGAAGAACTCGTCCCTTTCAACCCCGGCACCGACCCGGCCAGCGGCGGCTACCTGCATAACCGCACTGGCGAAGACAACGCCGACGCACACCACAAACGGCAGATCATGGGACGAGAAGTTGTTGTGGCTATTACTAAATGCAAGCTGCACCTGGGGCCGTGGGAGCACATCTTTTACTACGAGTTTGATGGACGGCGTCGGAAGCGGGTGCTGGTGAAGATCATTGGGGAGTAG
- a CDS encoding secondary thiamine-phosphate synthase enzyme YjbQ: MKSLTKELWMDVPKRRAIISIHNEVEQIVAESEVAEGLVLVNAMHITASVFINDNESGLHQDYDRWLEELVPFSPGTDPASGGYLHNRTGEDNADAHHKRQIMGREVVVAITKGKLHLGPWEHIFYYEFDGRRRKRILVKIIGE; this comes from the coding sequence ATGAAGTCACTGACAAAAGAACTGTGGATGGATGTGCCCAAACGTCGGGCGATCATTTCGATTCATAACGAAGTCGAGCAAATAGTTGCTGAGAGCGAAGTAGCCGAGGGCCTGGTCCTTGTGAATGCGATGCATATCACCGCCAGCGTGTTCATCAACGACAACGAAAGCGGCCTGCATCAGGACTACGACCGTTGGCTGGAAGAACTCGTTCCTTTTAGCCCTGGTACCGACCCGGCCAGCGGCGGCTACCTGCATAACCGCACCGGCGAAGACAACGCCGATGCCCACCACAAGCGGCAAATCATGGGGCGCGAGGTGGTGGTGGCTATCACCAAAGGCAAGCTGCACCTGGGACCGTGGGAGCACATCTTCTACTACGAGTTTGATGGGCGACGGCGGAAGCGGATCTTGGTAAAGATTATTGGGGAGTGA
- a CDS encoding carboxypeptidase-like regulatory domain-containing protein codes for MTNPAPLKFLFGLMIVAAICGCDPRPRPSYRGLELIPVSGTVTLDGQPLVDAIITFTDTETRKLSYAKTDSSGYYELHFDKRAMGIMAGEKVVEMSMDRKILGFNSDAEADGEVTQEGVKPAKLPPDAIPACYNRKSQLRVNVSGDRNEYNFDLKSDCSTTSPS; via the coding sequence ATGACAAACCCTGCCCCTCTCAAGTTTTTGTTCGGTCTGATGATCGTCGCCGCGATTTGCGGATGCGATCCACGCCCACGGCCTAGTTATCGCGGACTTGAGTTGATTCCCGTGTCCGGCACCGTGACTCTCGACGGCCAGCCATTGGTCGACGCCATCATCACGTTCACTGACACCGAGACTCGAAAGCTCTCGTACGCCAAGACCGATTCCAGCGGCTATTACGAGCTGCACTTCGACAAACGTGCCATGGGGATCATGGCTGGCGAAAAGGTTGTCGAGATGAGCATGGATCGCAAGATCCTCGGCTTCAATTCGGATGCAGAAGCGGACGGTGAAGTGACGCAAGAAGGCGTTAAGCCTGCCAAACTTCCGCCCGACGCCATTCCGGCCTGCTACAACCGCAAATCGCAACTGCGAGTAAACGTCAGCGGTGACCGCAACGAATACAACTTCGACCTGAAGTCCGACTGCTCGACCACCTCGCCCTCGTAA
- a CDS encoding DUF1559 domain-containing protein codes for MSSNPSNSRRGFTLVELLVVIAIIGVLIALLLPAVQQAREAARRMSCQNNLKQLGLALHNYHDTNKCLPYGWNNLEASWHAAILPQMELNNLFETLIWQEGGDGNWNSGSANEAACATYIDGYRCPSMAIPKAVDNNGIEGRVPGSYLCVASSQALGNTNSNVSSGEVHLGMYKQDGVMYGLSSTRFADVVDGLSNTVAIGETYTDPDEARDGNAMDHWYIGAPQTGGWNATDTGQNSGTEFCEVAGSMNVVMNAALDPSISGVVAQLAFGSYHPGGAQFVLCDGSVRFVPQTIDFNTYRALGSRNGREVIGSY; via the coding sequence ATGTCATCGAACCCTTCCAACAGCCGGCGTGGTTTTACGCTCGTGGAATTGCTGGTCGTCATCGCCATTATTGGTGTGTTGATCGCCCTGCTTCTACCAGCCGTTCAGCAGGCTCGTGAAGCTGCTCGCCGCATGAGTTGCCAGAACAACTTGAAGCAATTGGGACTGGCCCTGCATAACTATCACGATACCAACAAGTGCCTGCCTTACGGCTGGAATAACCTGGAAGCCTCGTGGCACGCTGCGATTCTGCCGCAGATGGAATTGAACAATTTGTTTGAGACGCTCATCTGGCAGGAAGGTGGCGATGGTAACTGGAACTCTGGCAGCGCCAACGAAGCGGCCTGTGCGACATACATCGATGGCTATCGCTGCCCCAGCATGGCGATTCCCAAGGCGGTCGACAACAACGGCATCGAAGGACGCGTGCCTGGTTCGTACCTTTGCGTGGCATCGTCGCAGGCCCTCGGCAACACCAATTCCAATGTCTCTTCGGGGGAAGTCCACCTCGGCATGTACAAGCAAGACGGTGTGATGTACGGCCTGAGCTCGACTCGTTTCGCCGACGTCGTCGACGGGTTGTCGAACACTGTTGCCATTGGCGAAACCTACACCGATCCCGACGAAGCCCGCGACGGTAACGCCATGGATCACTGGTACATCGGCGCTCCTCAGACTGGCGGATGGAACGCAACCGACACGGGCCAGAACAGCGGTACCGAATTCTGCGAAGTCGCCGGTTCGATGAACGTGGTAATGAACGCCGCGCTCGATCCTTCCATCTCAGGCGTGGTCGCTCAGCTTGCCTTCGGCAGCTACCACCCAGGCGGCGCTCAGTTCGTGTTGTGCGATGGCAGCGTTCGCTTCGTGCCGCAGACCATCGACTTCAATACCTACCGCGCTCTCGGCAGCCGCAATGGCCGCGAAGTGATTGGGTCGTACTAA
- a CDS encoding GNAT family protein, protein MQILTTRPDIYLSPFTSSDSTACVELLQEKDVHEGLLLMPYPYGPGDFETWFSFVAEETALLQSPGQLAIRQSPGSFLGGIGTKDLVLGHRCEIGYWLGKPYWGQGVMPTVVGPFCEYLHETFSLVRITATVFANNPASMRVLDKCGFQREGILRKHYRKHGRFIDGVLFAKVW, encoded by the coding sequence ATGCAAATCCTTACCACCCGACCTGATATCTATCTTTCGCCGTTCACGTCGAGCGACAGTACCGCTTGTGTCGAGCTGCTTCAGGAGAAGGATGTGCACGAAGGGCTGCTGCTGATGCCCTATCCTTATGGCCCCGGCGACTTTGAGACTTGGTTTTCGTTCGTCGCGGAAGAAACGGCCTTGCTTCAGAGCCCTGGCCAATTGGCGATTCGGCAATCTCCAGGCAGTTTCCTCGGGGGCATCGGGACGAAAGACCTGGTGCTGGGGCATCGCTGCGAGATCGGCTATTGGCTCGGCAAGCCTTACTGGGGCCAAGGCGTCATGCCGACCGTGGTTGGGCCTTTCTGCGAGTACCTGCACGAAACGTTCTCGCTGGTGCGGATTACGGCGACCGTATTCGCCAACAATCCAGCGTCGATGCGGGTACTCGACAAGTGCGGCTTCCAGCGGGAAGGCATCCTGCGAAAGCACTACCGTAAGCATGGCCGCTTCATCGACGGCGTGCTTTTCGCGAAGGTGTGGTAG
- a CDS encoding endonuclease/exonuclease/phosphatase family protein, with translation MIRSTLLPVTWVLSLVLPVAAIASEPIQIRVVSYNIHHGEGTDRKLDLKRIADTIAAAKPDIIALQEVDQNTSRTGKVDQAATLAEMLKMNSVFGGNLKLQGGQYGNAILTRYPSISMTNHRLPQVNPGEPRGVIEADIRVPGLQPSLKVLATHLDHRSHNADRIASCEEINKLTKDWGDRPALLAGDLNDVPESKALQILAPHWTQANAEPVATIPSDDPERQIDFILLRPASQWKVVEFQVLDEAVASDHLAILAVLEWTGGSE, from the coding sequence GTGATTCGATCGACGCTGCTACCGGTAACTTGGGTTCTTTCGCTTGTTCTTCCGGTGGCAGCGATCGCCAGCGAGCCGATCCAAATTCGCGTGGTGAGTTACAACATTCACCACGGCGAAGGGACCGATCGCAAGCTCGATCTGAAACGAATCGCCGACACCATTGCTGCAGCCAAGCCTGACATCATCGCCTTGCAAGAGGTCGATCAGAATACGTCCCGAACCGGCAAGGTGGATCAAGCGGCCACACTTGCTGAGATGCTGAAGATGAATAGCGTCTTTGGCGGCAATCTGAAACTGCAAGGCGGGCAATACGGCAACGCCATTCTGACCCGCTATCCATCGATCTCGATGACCAATCACCGCCTGCCCCAAGTCAATCCAGGCGAACCGCGGGGCGTGATCGAGGCCGATATCCGCGTCCCTGGCCTGCAGCCTTCGCTCAAGGTCCTGGCAACCCATCTCGATCATCGTTCGCACAATGCCGACCGCATCGCCTCGTGCGAAGAGATCAATAAGCTGACCAAGGACTGGGGCGACCGCCCCGCCCTGCTGGCTGGCGATTTGAACGATGTGCCTGAGAGCAAGGCTCTGCAGATCTTGGCCCCGCATTGGACTCAGGCCAACGCCGAGCCGGTCGCCACGATCCCCAGCGACGACCCGGAGCGGCAGATTGATTTCATTCTGCTACGTCCCGCCAGCCAGTGGAAAGTGGTCGAGTTCCAGGTACTGGACGAAGCGGTCGCGTCCGACCACCTGGCGATCCTGGCGGTGCTCGAGTGGACCGGCGGGAGCGAGTAG
- a CDS encoding FAD-dependent oxidoreductase, whose amino-acid sequence MIRYFASCAIACAMLVSSLQAAPQQYDIVIYGGTSAAITAAVQAKKMGKSVVIVSPDTHLGGLSSGGLGWTDSGNKSAIGGLSLDFYQRVKKHYDQPEAWRQQKAEQYSRYRANEDSMWVFEPHVAEKVFEEIVDEYKIPVVRDQWLDRKNGVKVVDGKIVSITTLDGNTYAGKIFMDTTYEGDLMAAAGVSFHVGREANDVYGESLNGVQTARAHSHQFDFPVSAYVVEGDPSSGLLPRISAEQPGPDGSGDDKIQAYCFRMCLTTAKENQVKFPKPEGYDPKQYALLARYLQGGWKGVFNKFDPAPNFKTDTNNHGGFSTDNIGMNYDYPEATYERRQEIIKEHEQYQKGWLYFIANDPSVPKDIQDRMNKWGLAKDEFVDNGNWPHQIYVREARRMVGPVVMCEPMLRAVQPTPKSVGMGSYNMDSHNVQRYVNDKGFVRNEGDIQVNPGGAYPISYDSLTPKKSECTNLLVPVCVSSSHIAYGSIRMEPVFMILGQSVATAASMALDHQIPVQDVDYAELKERLLKDGQVLEMERKPAPARNVIDAAKLKGVVIDDHEATKSGTWLESHSLGGYVGKGYVHDDNKQGGKKIEFHAKDLKPGKYDVRVAYSSNANRATNVPVAVYSGSEAIYQGKLNQKKQPKVDGVFVSLGQFDLADDGKVVITNEGVDGYVVADAVVFVPVK is encoded by the coding sequence GTGATTCGCTATTTCGCATCGTGCGCGATTGCCTGCGCCATGTTGGTTTCGTCGTTGCAGGCTGCCCCACAGCAATACGACATCGTGATTTATGGCGGTACTTCTGCTGCGATCACGGCAGCCGTGCAAGCCAAGAAGATGGGGAAGTCGGTTGTCATTGTTTCACCAGACACGCACCTCGGTGGGTTGTCGAGCGGTGGCTTGGGTTGGACCGACAGTGGCAACAAGTCCGCGATCGGCGGTCTCTCGCTCGATTTCTATCAGCGAGTGAAGAAGCATTACGATCAGCCAGAAGCCTGGCGTCAGCAGAAGGCTGAGCAGTACAGCCGCTACCGTGCCAATGAAGACTCGATGTGGGTCTTCGAGCCGCACGTTGCCGAAAAGGTGTTTGAAGAAATCGTCGACGAATACAAGATCCCTGTCGTTCGCGACCAGTGGCTCGATCGTAAGAACGGCGTGAAGGTGGTCGACGGCAAGATCGTCAGCATCACCACGCTGGATGGCAATACCTACGCCGGTAAGATCTTCATGGATACGACTTACGAAGGGGACCTGATGGCCGCCGCCGGGGTTTCGTTCCACGTCGGTCGTGAAGCAAACGATGTCTACGGCGAATCGTTGAACGGTGTTCAGACAGCCCGTGCGCACAGCCATCAGTTCGATTTCCCAGTCAGCGCTTACGTGGTGGAAGGCGATCCAAGCAGCGGCCTGCTGCCACGCATTTCGGCCGAACAACCAGGTCCTGATGGAAGCGGCGACGATAAGATCCAGGCGTATTGCTTCCGTATGTGCTTGACGACTGCCAAAGAGAACCAGGTCAAATTCCCAAAGCCAGAAGGCTACGATCCGAAGCAGTACGCACTGTTGGCTCGGTACCTGCAGGGTGGCTGGAAGGGGGTCTTCAACAAGTTTGATCCGGCACCCAACTTCAAGACCGACACCAACAACCATGGTGGTTTCTCGACCGACAACATCGGGATGAACTACGACTATCCCGAAGCGACTTACGAACGTCGCCAGGAAATCATCAAAGAGCACGAGCAGTACCAGAAGGGCTGGCTCTACTTCATCGCCAACGATCCCTCGGTGCCGAAGGATATTCAAGATCGTATGAACAAGTGGGGTCTGGCCAAGGACGAGTTCGTCGACAACGGCAACTGGCCTCACCAGATCTACGTGCGTGAAGCTCGCCGCATGGTCGGCCCAGTCGTCATGTGCGAACCAATGCTACGTGCCGTTCAGCCAACGCCGAAGAGCGTCGGCATGGGTTCGTACAATATGGACTCGCACAACGTTCAGCGTTATGTCAACGACAAGGGTTTCGTCCGTAACGAAGGGGACATTCAGGTCAATCCAGGCGGCGCTTATCCGATCAGCTACGACAGCCTGACGCCCAAGAAGAGCGAATGCACAAACCTGTTGGTTCCGGTTTGCGTTTCTTCTTCACACATCGCTTACGGTTCGATCCGTATGGAACCTGTGTTCATGATTCTGGGCCAATCGGTAGCGACGGCTGCTTCGATGGCTTTGGATCATCAGATCCCAGTTCAAGACGTCGACTATGCCGAGCTGAAGGAGCGTCTGCTGAAGGATGGCCAGGTTCTGGAAATGGAACGCAAGCCAGCCCCGGCCCGTAACGTGATCGACGCCGCCAAGCTGAAGGGGGTTGTCATCGACGACCATGAAGCCACCAAGTCCGGCACCTGGCTGGAAAGCCATTCGCTGGGTGGCTACGTCGGCAAGGGCTACGTCCACGACGACAACAAGCAGGGTGGCAAGAAAATCGAATTTCATGCCAAGGACCTGAAGCCGGGCAAGTACGACGTTCGCGTTGCCTACTCAAGCAATGCCAATCGTGCGACGAACGTTCCGGTTGCTGTTTACTCGGGCAGCGAAGCCATCTACCAAGGAAAGCTGAACCAGAAGAAGCAGCCGAAAGTTGACGGCGTGTTTGTTTCGCTGGGGCAGTTTGACCTTGCCGATGATGGTAAAGTGGTCATCACCAACGAAGGTGTCGACGGCTATGTCGTGGCCGACGCCGTGGTGTTTGTCCCTGTGAAATAG
- a CDS encoding sulfatase, whose product MLTSPFRPICLSAVTFALCLFGVFSSADAAEKRLNVLFIAVDDMNNDLGCYGHDQVYSPNIDRLAQSGTRFDRAYCQFPLCSPSRTSIMTGLRPDATTVYDLKKHFRKVLPEVVTMPQAFAKAGYFTARVGKIYHYGNPGQIGTNGLDDAPSWQVRINPSGRDKKEENLLTNHTPKRGLGSSLSFMAAEGTDEEQTDGIVATEAIRLMEEHRDEPFFIAAGFYRPHCPYIAPKKYFEHYPIGKVPVWSNDFPEVKQVPQWALASNKPWPWLGVNPQQLQEAQQAYWATISFVDAQVGRLMDALDRLELRENTVVVFWSDHGYHFGAHGLVKKQSLFEQSARVPFIISAPGQKQIGTHTGRTVELVDVYPTLTDLCGIEAPQNLAGESLVPLLNDPEATWDKPALTQTIRGPKMMGYSLRTERYRLTKWGDDGLELYDYETDPNELHNLANDPEHAELVKELSAKLTNLRN is encoded by the coding sequence ATGCTGACGAGTCCCTTTCGCCCAATCTGCCTCTCGGCTGTGACGTTCGCACTCTGCTTATTCGGCGTGTTCTCGTCGGCTGACGCGGCTGAAAAACGGCTGAATGTGCTGTTTATCGCCGTCGATGACATGAACAACGATCTGGGCTGCTATGGGCACGATCAGGTCTATAGCCCCAATATCGATCGTCTCGCCCAATCGGGAACTCGCTTTGATCGAGCCTATTGCCAGTTCCCGCTCTGCTCACCCAGCCGAACGTCGATCATGACCGGGCTTCGTCCCGACGCGACGACAGTCTACGACCTGAAGAAACATTTTCGCAAAGTTTTGCCCGAGGTGGTGACCATGCCGCAGGCCTTTGCCAAGGCAGGCTACTTCACCGCTCGAGTTGGCAAGATCTATCATTACGGCAACCCAGGCCAGATCGGCACCAACGGATTAGACGATGCCCCGTCGTGGCAAGTCCGCATTAACCCGAGCGGACGCGATAAGAAGGAAGAGAACCTCCTCACCAATCACACGCCGAAACGTGGCCTCGGTAGTTCGCTTAGCTTCATGGCGGCCGAGGGAACCGATGAAGAACAAACCGATGGCATCGTCGCGACCGAAGCGATTCGCCTGATGGAAGAACATCGCGACGAACCGTTCTTCATTGCCGCCGGCTTCTATCGTCCCCACTGCCCCTACATCGCCCCGAAGAAATACTTCGAGCACTATCCGATCGGCAAAGTGCCCGTCTGGAGCAACGACTTCCCAGAAGTGAAACAGGTTCCGCAATGGGCTCTGGCATCCAATAAGCCGTGGCCATGGTTGGGCGTGAATCCACAACAACTGCAAGAAGCCCAACAGGCCTATTGGGCGACCATCAGCTTTGTCGACGCCCAGGTCGGTCGCCTGATGGATGCCCTCGATCGGCTTGAACTGCGCGAGAACACCGTCGTCGTTTTCTGGAGCGACCATGGTTATCACTTTGGTGCCCATGGACTGGTGAAGAAGCAAAGCTTGTTCGAGCAAAGTGCCCGGGTTCCGTTTATTATCTCGGCCCCAGGGCAAAAGCAAATCGGAACGCACACCGGACGCACGGTTGAACTGGTTGATGTTTATCCAACACTGACCGACCTGTGCGGGATCGAAGCCCCTCAGAATCTTGCTGGCGAGAGCCTGGTACCACTGCTTAACGATCCCGAAGCAACGTGGGACAAGCCAGCCCTGACGCAGACCATCCGTGGCCCGAAGATGATGGGCTACAGCTTGCGGACGGAGCGTTATCGCTTGACGAAATGGGGCGACGATGGCCTGGAACTTTACGACTACGAGACCGATCCGAACGAGCTACACAACCTGGCCAACGATCCCGAGCATGCGGAATTGGTGAAGGAATTGAGCGCGAAGTTAACAAACCTTCGCAATTGA
- a CDS encoding glycosyltransferase produces MSDPGSFSPSQPLVSVVMGVWNPHPLHFPEVIQSILAQTHQNLQIILIEDPSERDGREMIRDIQDDRLIHIRNVDRTSLPDQLNQGLRLAEGELVARGDADDIWEPHRVATQLRIFQEDPELVVLGSTLTVIDEQGNPLGYRDYPRSHEAIVKAMRRYNPIAQPVVMFRREEVMQLGGYQKEFFVEDYDLWCRLALAGAKFANYPEPLLKYRIHPEGMKSTRLKKQLGETIRMKEAHFRGQLTAADQVRLLAERTLLWLPSRWVLWLFGRMTFQKKLPGRNA; encoded by the coding sequence ATGTCTGATCCTGGTTCGTTCTCGCCATCGCAGCCGCTTGTCTCTGTTGTGATGGGCGTCTGGAATCCGCACCCGCTGCACTTCCCGGAAGTGATCCAGAGCATCCTGGCACAGACGCACCAGAACCTGCAGATCATTCTGATCGAAGACCCTTCCGAGCGTGACGGTCGCGAGATGATTCGCGACATCCAGGACGATCGCCTCATTCACATTCGAAACGTTGACCGAACCAGCTTGCCGGATCAATTGAATCAGGGGCTTCGTCTGGCGGAAGGAGAACTGGTTGCCCGAGGCGACGCCGACGACATCTGGGAGCCGCATCGCGTCGCGACACAGCTTCGTATCTTTCAAGAAGACCCAGAGCTCGTTGTGCTGGGCAGCACCCTGACCGTGATCGACGAACAGGGCAATCCGCTGGGCTATCGCGACTATCCTCGTTCGCACGAGGCGATCGTCAAAGCGATGCGGCGCTACAATCCGATTGCCCAGCCAGTGGTAATGTTCCGCCGCGAGGAAGTAATGCAGCTGGGTGGCTACCAGAAAGAGTTCTTCGTCGAAGACTACGATCTGTGGTGTCGCCTTGCCTTGGCAGGGGCGAAGTTCGCCAACTATCCGGAACCGCTGTTGAAGTATCGGATCCATCCGGAAGGCATGAAAAGCACACGGCTGAAGAAACAACTCGGCGAAACGATCCGCATGAAGGAAGCGCATTTTCGCGGGCAACTAACCGCGGCCGATCAGGTTCGCTTGCTGGCCGAGCGGACACTATTGTGGCTACCCAGCCGATGGGTTCTGTGGCTCTTCGGAAGAATGACGTTCCAGAAGAAGCTTCCAGGCCGAAACGCTTAA
- a CDS encoding GlsB/YeaQ/YmgE family stress response membrane protein → MGILTWIIFGLIAGALAKFLFPGKDPGGCFVTIIIGIVGAMVGGFIATGLGYGDISGFNLYSLLVAILGSMVVLAIYRVLIGGKAE, encoded by the coding sequence ATGGGTATTCTTACGTGGATCATCTTCGGCCTAATTGCCGGTGCTTTGGCTAAGTTTCTGTTTCCCGGTAAAGATCCGGGTGGCTGTTTTGTGACCATCATCATTGGTATCGTCGGTGCCATGGTGGGCGGATTCATTGCCACCGGTCTGGGTTATGGCGATATCTCTGGATTCAACCTGTACAGCCTGTTGGTTGCGATCCTGGGTTCGATGGTCGTGTTGGCGATCTACCGCGTATTGATCGGCGGCAAGGCAGAATAA
- a CDS encoding ArsI/CadI family heavy metal resistance metalloenzyme, producing MESAVEFPGAFRVHVALNVSNLEASQRFYELLLGTAPSKVRPRYAKFEPIDPSVNLSLNEIDEAFEVEKGSAHFGIQVKSISDVHVADKRFQDAGYKTFHEEATTCCYAVQDKVWVADPDGHKWEIFVVLTADAKDQLFAESGCCSPNLTQLS from the coding sequence ATGGAATCCGCCGTTGAATTTCCTGGAGCCTTCCGGGTGCATGTCGCTTTGAATGTCTCGAACCTGGAAGCCTCGCAGCGATTTTACGAGCTGCTGCTGGGGACCGCCCCGTCCAAGGTGCGTCCACGGTATGCCAAGTTCGAGCCAATCGATCCGTCGGTGAACTTGTCGCTCAACGAAATCGACGAAGCCTTTGAAGTCGAAAAGGGCTCGGCTCACTTCGGTATTCAAGTGAAGTCGATTTCCGACGTGCATGTGGCCGACAAGCGTTTTCAAGATGCCGGTTATAAGACCTTCCACGAAGAAGCGACCACGTGCTGTTATGCCGTGCAAGATAAAGTCTGGGTTGCTGACCCAGACGGGCACAAGTGGGAGATCTTCGTCGTGTTGACCGCCGACGCGAAAGATCAGCTCTTCGCCGAGTCGGGCTGTTGCAGTCCGAACCTTACGCAACTGAGCTGA
- a CDS encoding arsenate reductase ArsC, translating into MKRVLILCTGNSCRSQMAEALWATLGEGAWEAHSAGSKPSGYVHPLAIRAMQELDVDIADYQSKSASEFQQQPFDLVVTVCDNAKQDCPVYPNAKQTLHWPFDDPADAIGTDEEKLPMFRRVRDEIKTKIADFLGAS; encoded by the coding sequence GTGAAGCGAGTATTGATCCTATGTACCGGCAACTCGTGCCGGTCCCAGATGGCCGAGGCACTGTGGGCCACGCTGGGTGAAGGAGCTTGGGAAGCCCATTCGGCTGGTTCGAAGCCATCCGGCTACGTCCATCCATTGGCGATCCGTGCGATGCAGGAACTGGATGTTGACATCGCCGACTATCAAAGCAAATCAGCCAGCGAGTTCCAGCAGCAGCCATTCGACCTGGTGGTTACCGTTTGCGACAACGCCAAGCAAGACTGCCCTGTTTATCCCAACGCGAAACAAACCTTGCATTGGCCTTTCGACGATCCGGCCGATGCAATTGGCACCGACGAAGAGAAGTTGCCAATGTTCCGTCGCGTGCGAGACGAAATCAAAACCAAGATCGCCGATTTTTTGGGAGCCAGCTAG